A part of Halobaculum sp. MBLA0143 genomic DNA contains:
- the surE gene encoding 5'/3'-nucleotidase SurE: protein MDETDAEPKPDTETPRLLLTNDDGIESPGFRALYDELTEFAEVVAVAPADDRSAVGRAMSTDVRVTEHELGYAIHGTPADCTVAGLEALCPDVDMVVSGCNKGANLGAYVLGRSGTVSAAVEAAFFDVPAVAVSQYVPEPEEGDWREQATAVADYDLAADVTGFLVDHATDAGVFEQADYLNVNVPMATDDPSMVITRPSTMYDMAADRDGDTVTLHDRIWERMGRGDIPDPVGTDRRAVVDGDVSVSPLTAPHTTRHHEALDGLAEVYEPPTPAQAD, encoded by the coding sequence ATGGACGAGACGGACGCCGAGCCGAAGCCGGACACCGAGACGCCGCGGCTCCTCCTGACGAACGACGACGGGATCGAGAGCCCCGGCTTCCGGGCGTTGTACGACGAGCTGACGGAGTTCGCGGAGGTGGTCGCCGTCGCGCCGGCCGACGACCGCAGCGCGGTCGGGCGGGCGATGTCGACGGACGTACGCGTGACGGAACACGAGCTCGGCTACGCCATCCACGGCACTCCGGCCGACTGCACGGTCGCCGGGCTGGAGGCGCTGTGTCCGGACGTGGACATGGTGGTTTCCGGCTGCAACAAGGGAGCGAACCTGGGGGCGTACGTCCTGGGGCGCTCCGGGACGGTGTCGGCGGCCGTCGAGGCGGCGTTCTTCGACGTGCCGGCGGTCGCAGTGTCACAGTACGTCCCGGAGCCCGAGGAGGGCGACTGGCGCGAGCAGGCGACGGCCGTCGCCGACTACGACCTGGCCGCGGACGTAACCGGATTCCTCGTGGACCACGCCACGGACGCCGGCGTGTTCGAGCAGGCAGACTACCTCAACGTCAACGTCCCGATGGCGACCGACGACCCGTCGATGGTGATCACCCGGCCGTCGACGATGTACGACATGGCCGCCGACCGTGACGGCGACACGGTCACGCTCCACGACCGGATTTGGGAACGGATGGGCCGCGGGGACATCCCCGACCCCGTCGGAACGGACCGCCGCGCGGTCGTGGACGGCGACGTGTCCGTCTCCCCGTTGACGGCACCCCACACCACCCGCCACCACGAGGCGTTGGACGGACTCGCCGAGGTGTACGAGCCGCCGACGCCGGCGCAGGCGGACTGA
- a CDS encoding competence/damage-inducible protein A, producing MEAAIVTVGDELLAGDTTNTNAAWLAGELTDRGVAVERVTTVPDREPDIARVVNEYRADYDAVLVTGGVGPTHDDVTMVGVAAAVGRDLTTNETAREWLTTTGGYAADELDDGTTALPEGARVLHNTEGVAPGCVVAGVYVMPGVPAEMQAMFESVADEFAGERDHVVFVETPEPESELLDRLRAVRERFDVTVGSYPGGTVRVKFAGGTESVEAAADWFRDRVETV from the coding sequence ATGGAGGCAGCTATCGTGACGGTCGGAGACGAGCTCCTGGCCGGCGACACGACGAACACGAACGCGGCGTGGCTCGCGGGGGAGCTGACGGACCGGGGGGTCGCGGTCGAGCGGGTGACGACCGTGCCGGACCGGGAGCCGGACATCGCTCGTGTCGTCAACGAGTACCGTGCCGACTACGACGCGGTCTTAGTGACCGGCGGCGTCGGACCGACACACGACGACGTGACGATGGTGGGCGTCGCGGCCGCGGTGGGGCGTGACCTGACGACCAACGAGACGGCACGCGAGTGGCTGACGACGACCGGCGGCTACGCGGCCGACGAGTTAGACGACGGGACGACGGCGCTGCCGGAGGGGGCACGGGTGCTCCACAACACCGAGGGGGTCGCGCCGGGCTGTGTCGTCGCCGGCGTGTACGTCATGCCGGGCGTGCCCGCGGAGATGCAGGCGATGTTCGAGTCCGTCGCCGACGAGTTCGCCGGCGAGCGCGACCACGTCGTGTTCGTGGAGACGCCGGAGCCGGAGTCCGAGCTGTTAGACCGGCTCCGAGCGGTCCGCGAACGGTTCGACGTGACCGTCGGCAGCTACCCCGGCGGCACCGTCCGGGTGAAGTTCGCGGGCGGCACGGAGTCCGTGGAGGCGGCCGCCGACTGGTTCCGCGACCGGGTGGAGACCGTCTAG
- the trxA gene encoding thioredoxin, whose protein sequence is MSESDRIDDIREQKRRELLETETGEETDASTGVGVPDEPIHVDGASEFDRLTADHDVVFVDFYADWCGPCKQLEPTVEQLAAETDAAVLKVDIDANQQIAARHGVRSVPTMVLFADGEPAEQVVGVRGADRLGDLIRQYT, encoded by the coding sequence ATGAGCGAGTCCGACCGAATCGACGATATCCGCGAACAGAAGCGTCGGGAGCTGTTGGAGACGGAGACGGGCGAGGAGACGGACGCGAGCACCGGGGTGGGGGTGCCCGACGAGCCGATCCACGTCGACGGCGCCTCCGAGTTCGATCGACTCACCGCCGACCACGATGTGGTGTTCGTCGACTTCTACGCGGACTGGTGTGGTCCGTGCAAGCAGTTGGAGCCGACCGTCGAGCAGTTGGCCGCCGAGACGGACGCGGCCGTCCTGAAGGTGGACATCGACGCCAACCAGCAGATCGCGGCACGCCACGGCGTCCGGAGCGTGCCGACGATGGTGTTGTTCGCGGACGGCGAGCCGGCAGAGCAGGTCGTCGGCGTCCGCGGAGCCGACCGGCTCGGCGACCTGATCCGACAGTACACGTAG
- a CDS encoding universal stress protein, with amino-acid sequence MYDRILLSTDGTRTSDRATTQAVELAAAVGATVHALYVVDDEVFAAYSGDEFVAATEGPEHGLVEVGRETLAAVTDRCRDHEVAVETALEYGQPAETIADYADRVDADLLVLGTGQQPEPYRRLLGSVTNAVAQTTARPTLVVKTPPD; translated from the coding sequence GTGTACGACAGAATTCTGCTCTCGACGGACGGGACGAGGACGTCCGACCGCGCGACGACACAGGCCGTCGAGTTGGCGGCGGCCGTCGGCGCGACGGTCCACGCGCTGTACGTCGTCGACGACGAGGTGTTCGCCGCGTACTCCGGCGACGAGTTCGTCGCGGCCACGGAGGGGCCGGAACACGGGCTCGTCGAGGTGGGCCGGGAGACGCTCGCGGCGGTGACGGACCGGTGTCGTGACCACGAGGTGGCCGTCGAGACGGCCCTGGAGTACGGCCAGCCCGCCGAGACGATCGCGGACTACGCCGACAGGGTCGACGCGGACCTGCTCGTGCTCGGCACTGGACAGCAGCCGGAGCCGTACCGACGACTGCTCGGGAGCGTGACGAACGCGGTGGCACAGACGACCGCGCGGCCGACGCTGGTCGTGAAGACGCCACCCGACTGA
- a CDS encoding PQQ-dependent sugar dehydrogenase — MNRRQFLRLGAVAGLGTAAGCATGDGRGRPTATTRAPTDTAAGTATGDDHTPGAFDRRTAATGFAGPWAIEPLPDGRFLVTEKPGRLQLVDPAAGAVTEVPGTPEVFARGQGGLLDARLDPSYPTEPYLYLTYAARGDGDRSSTHVGRGRLDPEAPRLRGFELLHAAEPFVVSAGHYGSRIAFDRDRRLYVSVGDRQFKNFGPDHHAQRLDTELGAVLRLTADGDVPTDNPFRDDPDARDTIFSYGHRNVQGMTTRPETGRIWASEFGEQDGDEVNVLRRGANYGWPVADEGCTYGAGDPIGVSHADRADVVGPVVSWPCGSGGFPPSGTTFYDGDGFPEWRGDLFVSGLASRSLVRIAVDDGDDGPTARVAETLLADENRRIRDVAVAPDGSLLVARDGDPAPVVRLTPAQVVS, encoded by the coding sequence GTGAACCGACGACAGTTCCTCCGTCTCGGCGCCGTCGCCGGGCTCGGAACCGCCGCGGGCTGTGCGACCGGCGACGGCCGGGGTCGACCGACGGCGACGACCCGAGCGCCGACCGACACCGCGGCCGGGACGGCGACGGGCGACGACCACACACCGGGCGCGTTCGACCGACGGACGGCCGCGACCGGCTTCGCCGGCCCCTGGGCCATCGAGCCGCTGCCGGACGGGCGGTTCCTCGTCACCGAGAAACCCGGCCGGCTCCAACTCGTCGACCCGGCCGCCGGGGCCGTCACCGAGGTGCCCGGCACCCCCGAGGTGTTCGCTCGCGGGCAGGGTGGTCTGCTCGACGCACGACTCGACCCGTCGTACCCGACGGAGCCGTACCTCTATCTCACGTACGCCGCCCGCGGAGACGGGGACCGCTCCAGCACCCACGTCGGTCGCGGCCGACTCGACCCGGAGGCCCCACGGCTCCGTGGGTTCGAACTGCTCCACGCCGCCGAGCCGTTCGTCGTCTCCGCCGGCCACTACGGCTCCCGGATCGCCTTCGACCGCGACCGTCGGCTGTACGTCTCCGTCGGCGACAGGCAGTTCAAGAACTTCGGCCCCGACCACCACGCCCAACGGCTGGACACGGAACTCGGTGCGGTTCTCCGCCTGACCGCCGACGGCGACGTGCCGACAGACAACCCGTTCCGCGACGACCCGGACGCCCGTGACACTATCTTCTCGTACGGGCACCGCAACGTCCAGGGGATGACGACCCGCCCGGAGACGGGCCGGATCTGGGCCTCGGAGTTCGGCGAACAGGACGGCGACGAGGTGAACGTCCTCCGGCGCGGAGCCAACTACGGCTGGCCGGTCGCAGACGAAGGGTGTACGTACGGCGCCGGCGACCCCATCGGCGTCTCACACGCCGACCGCGCGGACGTGGTCGGGCCGGTCGTCTCCTGGCCGTGTGGCTCCGGCGGCTTCCCCCCCAGCGGGACGACGTTCTACGACGGCGACGGCTTCCCGGAGTGGCGCGGCGACCTGTTCGTCTCCGGGCTCGCCTCCCGGTCGCTCGTCCGGATCGCCGTCGACGACGGCGACGACGGCCCGACCGCCCGAGTCGCCGAGACGCTGCTGGCCGACGAGAACAGACGGATCAGAGACGTGGCCGTCGCGCCCGACGGCTCGTTGCTCGTCGCGCGCGACGGTGACCCCGCTCCCGTCGTGCGGCTCACCCCGGCTCAGGTCGTGTCGTAG
- a CDS encoding nitrilase-related carbon-nitrogen hydrolase, whose product MTLRLAVAQLSPEPAAVSRNLAAAREAVAAAADRDADLLLLPELWDAGYFAFDAYGRIAESVAGDRLTGLAERAADADLALLAGTVVEDLAASAADGIDTPEPTGLANTAVLFDADGRRRAIYRKHHLFGYESAEAELLEPGQRLETATVGEFTVGIATCYDLRFPEQFRALTDRGADLLCVPSAWPYPRVEHWRTLTEARAVENLSFLAAANGVGEQGDAELAGRSVVYDPWGTTLAAASTEPTVLTADLEPDRVTAVREEFDTLSDRRVYDTT is encoded by the coding sequence GTGACGCTCCGGCTGGCGGTCGCACAGCTGTCGCCGGAGCCGGCGGCGGTCTCGCGCAACCTCGCGGCGGCCCGCGAGGCCGTCGCGGCCGCGGCCGACCGCGACGCCGACCTGTTGCTGCTCCCGGAGCTGTGGGACGCCGGTTACTTCGCGTTCGACGCCTACGGCCGGATCGCCGAGAGCGTCGCCGGCGACCGGCTGACCGGGCTGGCCGAGCGCGCTGCCGACGCCGACCTCGCGCTGCTGGCGGGCACCGTCGTGGAGGATCTCGCCGCGTCGGCCGCGGACGGGATCGACACGCCGGAACCGACCGGGCTGGCGAACACGGCCGTCCTGTTCGACGCCGACGGACGGCGGCGGGCGATCTACCGGAAGCACCACCTGTTCGGCTACGAGTCGGCGGAAGCGGAGTTGTTGGAGCCCGGCCAGCGGCTGGAGACGGCGACGGTCGGTGAGTTCACCGTCGGGATCGCCACCTGTTACGATCTCCGATTTCCCGAGCAGTTCCGGGCGCTGACGGACCGCGGCGCGGACCTGTTGTGTGTGCCCAGCGCGTGGCCGTACCCGCGGGTGGAACACTGGCGGACGCTGACGGAGGCGCGGGCGGTGGAGAACCTGTCGTTCCTGGCGGCCGCGAACGGCGTCGGCGAACAGGGGGACGCCGAGCTCGCCGGGCGGTCGGTCGTGTACGACCCCTGGGGGACGACGCTCGCGGCCGCGAGCACGGAGCCGACCGTGCTGACCGCCGACCTGGAGCCGGACCGGGTGACGGCCGTCCGCGAGGAGTTCGACACCCTGTCGGACCGCCGAGTCTACGACACGACCTGA
- a CDS encoding SRPBCC family protein: MTVRATREFLFDAEPEAVWEFISDPEKRAGAISVVDGFEVTGPNTAVWHVGLPIPMISSTMEVETEDVRIEPPTYVEFVGKSRAFRVTGEHTVEEADDGRTRLVNTFVVDGRLPGVESFFERNLDGEMDNLEAAMRADDGARL, encoded by the coding sequence ATGACTGTACGGGCCACCCGCGAGTTCCTGTTCGACGCCGAGCCGGAGGCCGTGTGGGAGTTCATCTCCGACCCGGAGAAACGCGCCGGGGCGATCAGCGTCGTCGACGGGTTCGAGGTGACTGGGCCGAACACGGCCGTCTGGCACGTCGGCCTACCGATCCCGATGATCTCCTCCACGATGGAGGTGGAGACGGAAGACGTTCGTATCGAGCCGCCGACGTACGTGGAGTTCGTCGGTAAGTCCCGTGCGTTCCGCGTCACCGGCGAACACACCGTCGAAGAGGCGGACGACGGGCGCACACGACTCGTCAACACGTTCGTCGTCGACGGCCGGCTGCCGGGCGTGGAGTCGTTCTTCGAACGGAACCTGGACGGGGAGATGGACAACTTGGAGGCCGCGATGCGGGCCGACGACGGGGCGCGGCTGTGA
- a CDS encoding aldo/keto reductase — translation MLGLGTWENEDAEQCATSVATALEAGYRHVDTAQIYENEAAVGDGIARADVPREDVFLATKVWIDSLAPEDVARTTRESLDRLGVDSVDLLYVHWPARTYEPEATLSAFADLREEGLIDRIGVSNFEPTQLETALEVLDGEVFANQVELHPLLPQPELRAACHDAGVEPVAYSPLARGTVFEVDVLSEIAADHGVSEAQVSLAWLRHHGVTTIPKATSAAHVHDNFESLELTLTDEEVARIDEIERRSRRVDPDFGPWNR, via the coding sequence ATGCTCGGGCTCGGAACCTGGGAGAACGAGGACGCCGAACAGTGTGCGACCTCGGTGGCGACGGCGCTGGAGGCGGGCTACCGCCACGTCGACACCGCACAGATCTACGAGAACGAGGCGGCCGTCGGCGACGGAATCGCCCGCGCGGACGTGCCCCGCGAGGACGTGTTCCTGGCGACGAAGGTGTGGATCGACAGCCTGGCGCCCGAGGACGTCGCCCGGACGACGCGAGAGTCGTTGGATCGCCTGGGCGTCGACAGCGTCGACCTGTTGTACGTGCACTGGCCGGCCCGGACGTACGAGCCGGAGGCGACGCTGTCGGCGTTCGCCGACCTCCGCGAGGAGGGGCTGATCGACCGGATCGGGGTGTCCAACTTCGAGCCGACGCAGCTGGAGACGGCGCTGGAAGTTCTCGACGGCGAGGTGTTCGCCAACCAGGTGGAGCTCCACCCGTTGTTACCACAGCCGGAGCTGCGGGCGGCGTGTCACGACGCCGGCGTGGAGCCGGTGGCGTACTCCCCGTTGGCGCGCGGGACCGTGTTCGAGGTGGACGTACTGTCGGAGATCGCGGCCGACCACGGCGTGAGCGAGGCGCAGGTGAGTCTGGCGTGGCTGCGTCACCACGGGGTGACGACGATCCCGAAGGCGACGAGCGCGGCGCACGTCCACGACAACTTCGAGAGCCTGGAGCTGACGCTGACCGACGAGGAGGTCGCTCGGATCGACGAGATCGAACGCCGGAGCCGTCGGGTGGACCCGGACTTCGGCCCCTGGAACCGCTGA
- a CDS encoding DUF4013 domain-containing protein, with the protein MLRDAIEFPVRGDDAAKTILIGGLLSVFGVLLVPVIPLVGYLQQVFRTTAAGDETPPVFDDVEGLFADGLRAVAVSLVYFALPLLVGLFTFVAVAMFVPAAFVSAGSGADPGAVSAVGGVVVFALLGLGLLSTLWTLAASYLLPPALARVAETDEVRSGFALRSVWDTAATMEYLTAWLLAVLVGVVASAVFSAVAAPTLVGGLLVPFGSFYLAVVTVRLYAEGVAAATRSGGEPEPREQVV; encoded by the coding sequence ATGTTACGAGATGCAATCGAGTTCCCAGTTCGAGGCGACGACGCGGCGAAGACGATCCTGATCGGCGGACTCCTGAGCGTGTTCGGCGTCCTCTTGGTGCCGGTGATCCCGTTAGTCGGCTACCTCCAACAGGTGTTCCGCACGACGGCCGCCGGTGACGAGACACCCCCCGTCTTCGACGACGTAGAGGGACTGTTCGCCGACGGGCTCCGAGCGGTCGCGGTTTCTCTGGTGTACTTCGCCCTGCCGCTGCTCGTCGGCCTGTTCACGTTCGTCGCCGTCGCGATGTTCGTGCCGGCCGCGTTCGTGTCGGCCGGCTCCGGGGCCGATCCCGGGGCGGTCTCGGCCGTCGGCGGCGTGGTCGTGTTCGCGCTGCTGGGGCTCGGACTGCTGTCGACGCTCTGGACGCTGGCGGCGTCGTACCTCCTGCCGCCCGCGTTGGCGCGAGTCGCCGAGACGGACGAAGTCCGGTCCGGCTTCGCGCTCCGGTCGGTGTGGGACACCGCCGCGACGATGGAGTACTTGACCGCCTGGCTGCTGGCCGTCCTCGTCGGTGTCGTCGCCAGCGCCGTATTCAGTGCGGTCGCGGCGCCGACGCTCGTCGGCGGACTGCTCGTCCCGTTCGGGTCGTTCTACCTGGCGGTCGTGACGGTCCGGCTGTACGCGGAGGGGGTCGCCGCCGCCACCCGATCCGGCGGCGAGCCGGAGCCGCGAGAACAGGTCGTCTGA
- a CDS encoding proteasome assembly chaperone family protein: MEDIEIETVAEPETTQPVFVEGLPGVGHVGKLAAEHLVEEFDGELVARVYTTDFPPQVTVGDEGVAELTHAQFHYVEADGAELLVLTGDHQAASNEGHYDLTDAFLDVAESYGAERAFALGGVPTGELIEDDEYDVLGAVSDAAVADELSEAGVEFREDEPAGGIVGVSGLILGLGSRRGLDTACLMGETSGYLVDPKSAQAVLETIQTVLGIEVDFSDLEDRAEEMEEVVGKIQEMQGGGGGGGMPSDDELRYIG, from the coding sequence ATGGAGGACATCGAGATCGAGACTGTCGCCGAGCCGGAGACGACACAGCCGGTGTTCGTCGAGGGGCTGCCCGGCGTGGGCCACGTCGGGAAGCTCGCGGCCGAACACCTCGTCGAGGAGTTCGACGGCGAACTCGTCGCCCGGGTGTACACGACGGACTTCCCGCCGCAGGTGACCGTCGGCGACGAGGGTGTCGCCGAGCTGACACACGCGCAGTTCCACTACGTCGAGGCGGACGGTGCAGAGCTGCTCGTGTTGACGGGCGACCACCAGGCCGCCTCCAACGAGGGTCACTACGACCTGACGGACGCGTTCCTCGACGTGGCGGAGTCGTACGGCGCCGAGCGGGCGTTCGCGCTGGGGGGTGTTCCGACCGGGGAGCTGATCGAAGACGACGAGTACGACGTGCTCGGCGCGGTGTCGGACGCGGCGGTCGCAGACGAGCTGTCGGAGGCGGGCGTGGAGTTCCGCGAGGACGAGCCCGCCGGCGGAATCGTCGGCGTCTCCGGGCTGATCCTCGGGCTGGGGAGCCGTCGCGGGCTGGACACCGCCTGTCTGATGGGTGAGACCTCCGGCTACCTCGTCGACCCGAAGAGCGCCCAGGCTGTGCTGGAGACGATCCAGACGGTGTTGGGGATCGAGGTCGACTTCTCTGACCTGGAAGACCGCGCAGAGGAGATGGAGGAGGTCGTCGGGAAGATCCAGGAGATGCAGGGCGGCGGTGGCGGCGGCGGGATGCCCTCCGACGACGAACTGCGGTACATCGGGTAA
- a CDS encoding translation initiation factor IF-2 subunit alpha, producing the protein MKFTGWPEKGDLVVGEVDEIADFGVFVDLEEYEDKRGLVHVSEVASGWIKNIRDHVNTGERVVAKVLDIDESSQQIDLSLKDVNDHQRSDKIQEWKNERKADNWMTIAFGEDVSDEKYSGVATELLAGFGTMYDGFEQAAIHGHEALEDVDLTDDEVDAVVEAARENVSVPYVNVTGYVDLECPSPDGVDAIRDALQSAEGNGEVPEEVELSVSYVGSPEYRITVKAPDYKTAERELEASAERAAGRIGEVGGTGAYHRERHTDEE; encoded by the coding sequence ATGAAATTCACAGGCTGGCCCGAGAAGGGTGACCTCGTCGTCGGCGAGGTAGACGAGATCGCCGACTTCGGCGTGTTCGTCGACTTAGAGGAGTACGAGGACAAACGCGGGCTCGTCCACGTCAGCGAGGTGGCGTCTGGTTGGATCAAGAACATCCGCGACCACGTCAACACGGGCGAACGGGTCGTCGCCAAGGTGTTGGACATCGACGAGTCCAGCCAACAGATCGACCTGTCGCTGAAGGACGTGAACGACCACCAACGGTCGGACAAGATCCAGGAGTGGAAGAACGAACGGAAGGCGGACAACTGGATGACGATCGCCTTCGGCGAGGACGTGAGCGACGAGAAGTACAGCGGTGTCGCCACGGAGCTGCTGGCGGGGTTCGGCACGATGTACGACGGGTTCGAGCAGGCGGCGATCCACGGCCACGAGGCGCTGGAGGACGTGGACCTGACCGACGACGAGGTGGACGCGGTCGTGGAGGCGGCCCGCGAGAACGTCTCCGTCCCGTACGTCAACGTGACGGGCTACGTCGACCTGGAGTGTCCGTCGCCGGACGGGGTCGACGCGATCAGAGACGCCCTCCAGTCGGCGGAGGGGAACGGCGAGGTGCCCGAGGAGGTGGAGCTGTCCGTGTCGTACGTCGGGTCGCCGGAGTACCGGATCACGGTGAAGGCGCCGGACTACAAGACCGCAGAACGGGAACTGGAGGCCTCGGCCGAGCGCGCCGCCGGCCGCATCGGCGAGGTGGGCGGCACCGGAGCGTACCACCGCGAGCGCCACACGGACGAGGAGTGA
- a CDS encoding PHP-associated domain-containing protein — MSEGTRVDCHVKTLDERVVSRAKAAGLDVIVYAPHFTRLPTIRERAARFSDDELSVVPAREIFTGDWRCRRHLLAIGLSEPVPDFVSFEGALSECARQEAAVLVPHPEFLNVSLTRAEVGAHRDAIHAVETGNAKLFDHQNERGERITAAFELERFASSYAHFPGTVGAAWTTFETDLETAGDLAEALRTGASRRTVVRSDPATRARRLAEFTHLAYENSWGKLDRLFLSGMEPTHPRHIAYDDRFDDVAVY; from the coding sequence GTGAGCGAGGGAACCCGCGTCGACTGTCACGTGAAGACCCTAGACGAGCGGGTGGTCAGCCGGGCGAAAGCGGCCGGACTGGACGTGATCGTGTACGCCCCCCACTTCACGCGGCTGCCGACGATCCGCGAGCGGGCCGCACGGTTCAGCGACGACGAACTGTCGGTCGTCCCCGCTCGGGAGATCTTCACCGGCGACTGGCGGTGCCGCCGTCACCTCCTGGCGATCGGACTGTCCGAGCCCGTTCCGGACTTCGTCAGCTTCGAGGGGGCGCTGTCGGAGTGTGCTCGTCAGGAGGCGGCGGTGTTGGTGCCACACCCGGAGTTCCTGAACGTGTCGCTGACACGGGCGGAGGTCGGTGCTCACCGGGACGCGATCCACGCGGTGGAGACGGGCAACGCCAAGCTGTTCGATCACCAGAACGAACGAGGCGAACGGATCACGGCCGCCTTCGAGCTCGAACGGTTCGCCTCCTCGTACGCCCACTTCCCGGGGACCGTCGGGGCCGCCTGGACGACGTTCGAGACGGACCTGGAGACGGCCGGCGATCTGGCGGAGGCGCTCCGGACGGGCGCGTCCCGCCGGACGGTCGTCCGGTCGGACCCGGCGACGCGCGCCCGCCGGCTGGCGGAGTTCACCCACCTCGCTTACGAGAACTCCTGGGGGAAACTCGACAGGCTGTTCCTCTCCGGGATGGAGCCGACACACCCGCGACACATCGCCTACGACGACCGGTTCGACGACGTGGCAGTGTACTGA
- a CDS encoding metal-dependent hydrolase encodes MNKRGHVSNGVLLALGLAVVVSPAPELGTLEWAVELLPPVVLGALLPDIDTEFGRHRKTLHNLPVLGLFVAYPILFDNLHFVWVGIATHYILDIVGSKRGIALFYPYEQEYGLPIGVAVSSDRAGLVTTIISVAEVALLGVLHFFVVDLTTAGLRPAVYELLPEAAAQFVQVAEAGPI; translated from the coding sequence GTGAACAAACGGGGTCACGTCTCGAACGGGGTACTGTTGGCGCTCGGGCTGGCGGTCGTCGTCTCGCCGGCGCCGGAACTGGGGACGCTGGAGTGGGCGGTGGAGCTGTTGCCGCCGGTCGTGCTGGGAGCGTTGCTGCCGGACATCGACACGGAGTTCGGCCGCCACCGCAAGACGCTCCACAACCTCCCCGTGCTCGGCCTGTTCGTTGCCTACCCGATCCTGTTCGACAACCTCCACTTCGTCTGGGTCGGGATCGCCACCCACTACATCCTAGACATCGTCGGCAGCAAGCGCGGAATCGCCTTGTTCTACCCCTACGAGCAGGAGTACGGTCTGCCGATCGGGGTGGCCGTCTCCAGCGACCGCGCCGGGCTCGTGACGACGATCATCTCCGTCGCCGAGGTGGCACTGTTGGGCGTGCTCCACTTCTTCGTCGTCGACTTGACGACCGCCGGGCTGCGTCCGGCGGTGTACGAGCTCCTGCCGGAGGCGGCCGCACAGTTCGTCCAGGTGGCCGAAGCCGGGCCGATCTGA